A single region of the Nicotiana sylvestris chromosome 6, ASM39365v2, whole genome shotgun sequence genome encodes:
- the LOC138871157 gene encoding uncharacterized protein, giving the protein MEKGKHLLWKNEEFFIKLPFKKNENINPTKASHSGMNPDHLQLAKKECEELLEFDLIEPSDSQWACKAFYVNKRGEQTRGKLSDTLEEHINLLRQFEALVTQYEIMLSTKRWFLLKRRSIFSECILSKKNAPSWGEKQDEALRKIKEISKNVKSLYIPSDGKKILQTDASHEYWSAVLFEEKDGQRKICGYASGKFKDVEQHYHSNFKEILAVKNGIKKFNFFLIHTEFSNRDGYEGLPKDDPDKFKNYSQSSDSQVGSMVLSIQVSSQAPERKR; this is encoded by the exons ATGGAGAAAGGGAAACACCTGTTATGGAAAAATGAAGAGTTTTTTATCAAGCTCCCTttcaagaagaatgaaaatatcaatccAACAAAAGCCAGCCATTCAGGGATGAATCCAGACCATCTTCAGCTTGCAAAGAAAGAATGTGAagaacttttggaatttgatctgaTAGAGCCATCAGATTCACAATGGGCATGCAAAGCATTTTATGTCAACAAAAGAGGTGAACAGACAAGAGGAAAACTCAG TGATACATTGGAGGAACATATCAACTTGCTTCGTCAATTTGAGGCATTGGTAACACAGTACGAGATCATGCTTTCTACAAAAAGATGGTTCTTGCTCAAAAGGAGAtcgattttctcggaatgcattTTGTCCAAG AAAAATGCTCCATCATGGGGAGAGAAACAGGATGAAGCActcagaaaaataaaagagataTCTAAAAATGTCAAGTCTCTCTACATCCCTTCAGATGGAAAGAAGATACTGCAAACTGATGCCAGCCATGAATATTGGAGTGCTGTTCTATTTGAAGAAAAAGATGGCCAGAGGAAAATATGCGGATACGCCAGTGGAAAGTTCAAAGATGTCGAGCAACATTATCACTCCAATTTCAAGGAAATTCTTGCAGTAAAGAATGGAATCAAGAAATTCAATTTCTTCCTTATCCATACAGAATTTTCTAATAGAGATGGATATGAAGGCCTTCCCAAAGATGATCCagataaattcaaaaattattcCCAATCCTCAGATTCTCAGGTGGGCTCAATGGTTCTCTCCATACAAGTTTCAAGTCAAGCacctgaaaggaaaagataa